In a genomic window of Bemisia tabaci chromosome 1, PGI_BMITA_v3:
- the LOC109038994 gene encoding WD repeat-containing protein 18, which translates to MSIIEAVVSSDGKGGAVVWEPQGGTVLMSYKGAAPCNPHALSFLGQDYLLAVEKGKPLITVWRINSQEKETSIRLLCPGRITSMQASPDALYIAVGIEDKLHIYQVASGCLLAVASSHFQPITVIRWSKDSSFIATGGEDGMVCFWPLSHLVAQNSLTVGSTSSNQMFAGQSDPKYNWSDHSLPVSDIFITYGGSRARLISVSADRFCKVYDLANGTQLVSINFDSRLTAVTLDPIEATIFVGTSSGTIHSFSIREPPRTKDYLVGEKDPNIGTLIGHTKAITGLSMSIDGSKLVSGSNDEMVKLWHVRSGQCLRTLYQKGPVTNILFTMVPKSMNSPTFHPLIILRPFGKSSDMDSGSNQVCIEVLMKDDLITPETYVTKSTLDFSNEESSELQKELRRVKKINSQLFQFAMKKILHQNNEKEDSPQEIKETQSLTNGNISEVVEKSEKRNKKRKH; encoded by the exons ATGAGTATCATTGAAGCTGTGGTATCTAGTGATGGGAAAGGCGGAGCTGTTGTCTGGGAGCCACAAGGTGGAACTGTTTTGATGTCCTACAAAGGGGCTGCACCTTGTAATCCACACGCTCTCAGTTTCCTAGGTCAAGATTACCTCCTAGCAGTAGAAAAAGGAAAACCGCTTATTACTGTATGGCGGATCAATAGTCAAGAGAAAGAAACAAGCATTCGCCTTCTGTGCCCTGGTCGCATCACTTCTATGCAAGCAAGTCCAGATGCGCTCTATATTGCTGTTGGTATTGAGGATAAACTACATATTTATCAA GTGGCCTCAGGGTGTTTGTTAGCAGTTGCCTCCAGTCATTTCCAGCCAATTACTGTTATTCGATGGTCCAAGGATAGCTCCTTCATTGCAACAG GTGGTGAGGATGGGATGGTGTGTTTTTGGCCCTTGTCTCATTTGGTAgctcaaaattccctgacagtggGATCGACATCATCAAATCAGATGTTTGCTGGACAGTCAGATCCTAAATACAATTGGTCAGACCACAGTTTGCCTGTCTCTGATATATTTATTACATATGGCGGCTCCAGAGCAAGATTAATATCAGTCTCAGCTGATCGCTTTTGTAAG gtgtATGATCTTGCAAATGGAACTCAACTCGTTTCCATTAATTTTGATTCACGTTTGACAGCTGTCACACTTGATCCTATTGAAGCTACAATTTTTGTCGGTACGAGTTCCGGGACGATACACTCCTTTTCCATAAGAGAACCGCCAAGGACCAAAGACTATCTTGTTGGAGAAAAAGACCCTAATATAGGCACTCTAATTGGTCACACCAAGGCAATCACTGGTTTATCTATGTCAATTGATGGATCAAAATTAGTGTCAGGCTCTAATGATGAGATGGTTAAGCTCTGGCATGTAAGAAGTGGCCAATGTTTACGAACCCTGTACCAGAAGGGTCCAGTTACAAATATTCTTTTTACTATGGTACCAAAGTCTATGAATTCACCCACTTTTCATCCACTCATCATCTTACGGCCATTTGGAAAAAGCTCTGATATGGATAGTGGGTCTAATCAAGTTTGTATCGAAGTCCTGATGAAAGATGATCTAATTACTCCTGAAACCTATGTAACTAAAAGTACTTTAGATTTTTCCAATGAGGAAAGTTCAGAATTACAAAAAGAATTGAGGAGAGTAAAAAAGATAAATTCTCAGCTATTCCAGTTtgccatgaaaaaaattttgcatcAAAATAATGAGAAAGAAGATAGCCCCCAGGAGATCAAAGAAACTCAGTCTCTAACTAATGGTAATATTTCAGAAGTGGTCGAAAAgagtgaaaaaagaaataaaaaaagaaaacattga